In the Longimicrobiaceae bacterium genome, one interval contains:
- a CDS encoding nucleoside deaminase, with translation MQLPEVHVALPDWVAGSVEWERTYHGDEERMRLAIELSRQNVAHGTGGPFGAAIFESETGRLVAVGVNSVVRLNNCTLHGEMVAFMLAQARIGSFCLSGDGLPRHELVTSCEPCAMCLGATLWSGVRRVVCGAHRDDARRLNFDEGPVFPESHAYLEARGIEIVHGVLRAEANEVLELYRSGKGVIYNG, from the coding sequence ATGCAGCTGCCCGAGGTCCACGTCGCCCTGCCCGACTGGGTGGCCGGCAGCGTCGAGTGGGAGCGCACGTACCACGGAGACGAGGAGCGGATGCGCCTGGCCATCGAGCTGTCGCGGCAGAACGTGGCGCACGGCACCGGCGGGCCTTTCGGCGCGGCGATCTTCGAGAGCGAGACGGGGCGGCTGGTCGCGGTGGGCGTCAACAGCGTGGTGCGGCTGAACAACTGCACGCTGCACGGCGAGATGGTGGCGTTCATGCTCGCGCAGGCGCGGATCGGCTCGTTCTGCCTGAGCGGCGACGGACTGCCGCGCCACGAGCTGGTCACCTCGTGCGAGCCGTGCGCCATGTGCCTGGGCGCCACGCTGTGGAGCGGCGTGCGGCGCGTGGTGTGCGGCGCTCATCGCGACGACGCGCGCCGCCTCAACTTCGACGAAGGCCCCGTGTTCCCCGAGAGCCACGCGTATCTCGAAGCCCGCGGCATCGAGATCGTGCACGGCGTGCTGCGCGCCGAGGCGAACGAGGTGCTGGAGCTGTACCGCTCCGGCAAGGGCGTCATCTACAACGGGTAG